In the Marinobacter sp. MDS2 genome, GGTTTCGTAATGAGAGAAGGGTTCGGTAAGGTCGCCATAGGTGTGGCGCTGGGTAAGAGGCGCACACAGTATCGCCAATCCTTGAGATTCCAGGGCGACAACGCCGGGCTCCAGCGCCAGATGCACGTTATCTGGCACCGCACCCAAACGCCGGGCCCGGGTCCACACGCTTTCCGCGAGCGCGGCGTCGTGATTACCGGGCAACATCACCCAAGGGCCAGTAAAGCCTTTGGTGGCATTAAACACACGGCGAATGGTGCGGTCAGACACCGTTTGCGCATCAAAGACATCTCCGGCCACCAACACGGCATCGCACTGATGCTCATTGGCCAGCCGGGCAAGTTTTTCAATCCCCGCAAAGCGGGCTTCGACCAGCGCCGCTCCGTCTTCGATTTCAAACCGGCTGTAGGACCGCCCCATCTGCCAGTCCGCAGTGTGCAAAAACCTCGGCATAACACCTTCCTTAGAGACGTCCGACAATCTATGCGTTTCAGGCTCCGAGCCCTGTGATGACAGCCTCGCAAACCTGATCCTGATTCATCTCCTCACCCTGGATCGTAAGGTCGGCATACTGCGTGTACAGCGCAAAGCGCTCATCAAACAGATCCGACAACGATTGGTCTGGGCGCCGGGAAATACCCCGAAGGCTGTAATCGCCAATGCGCTCGACGACACACTCCAGAGGTATATCCAGAAACACCACCGTACCATTGGTTTTGAGGTGTTTCATCGCCGCTTCACTGTAAACCGCACTGCCGCCGGTACTGATGACCTGCCCTTGAACATCGAGCCCTAGCAATACCTGCTCTTCGATATGACGCAGGGCTACGTAGCCATCCTGATCAACAATTTCCTGCAGAGTGCGCCCCGCCTCTTGCTGAATCAGCAGGTCGGTATCAACAAAGCCGAGCCCAAGGCGCTTGGCAACCAATACGCCAACGGTACTCTTGCCGCTGCCCGGCATGCCGATAAACACAAGATTTCTTGTATCAGCCACCATCACTTGCCTTTTGCTTCAGCAGCGCGGCTGGCAGTCGCGGTAAACAGCACGTCAGTTGATGAGTTCAGCGCCGTTTCCGTGGAGTCTTGCACCACGCTGATCACAAAACCAATCGCCACCGCTTGCATGGCCACTTCCGTTGGAATGCCGAACAGGCTGGTCGCCAATGGAATCAACAGTAACGAACCGCCGGCCACACCCGATACACCACAAGCCGCCAGCGCCGACACCACACACAACAACAATGCCGTCGGGAAATCCACGGGGATGCCCAGAGTGTTTACCACCGCCAATGTAATCACGGAGATGGTAATCGCTGCGCCCGCCATGTTGATGGTCGCACCCAGAGGAATTGAGATTGCGTAGGTATCTGCGTCCAGCTTCAGGCGCTCACTGAGTTCCAGATTAACCGGGATGTTTGCCGCAGAGCTACGGGTGAAGAACGCGGTGATGGCACTGCCACGCAGGCAAGCAAACACCAGTGGATACGGGTTCTGACGCAACTTGAGAAATACGATCAACGGGTTGGTCACCAGCGCCACAAACAACATACAGCCAACGATCACCGAGAGCAGCTGACCAAAGCCCAACAGCGCGCCAATGCCAGCGGTGGCAAGAGTATTCGCCACAAGGCCAAAAATACCGAGCGGCGCCAGACTAATGATCATACGCACAACGCCAGAGACAGCCTCTGACATATCACTGAGCACATTACGGGTCGCTTCGCTGGAGTGACGCAGCATCAAACCCAGAGCAATTGCCCAGGAAAGGATGGCAATGAAGTTGGCATCCATCAGCGCCGTTACCGGGTTGGTAACCGCACTCAGAACGAGGTTGTGCAATATTTCAACAATGCTGCCCGGGGGATTTCCGCTAACTTCCGGGATATCGAGGACCAGTTCCGTCGGAAACGCAAAGCTGGCACCTACCGCCACCAGTGCTGCGACCAGAGTGCCTATCCCGTAAAGGATAATCACATCCTGAATGTTTGTGGGCTGGCCTTTCTGGTGCCCTGAAATAGCCGTCATCACCAATACAAAAACCAATATCGGTGCGACTGCCTTCAAGGCTTTAATGAATAGCTGGCCAAGCAATGAGAAGGACTGAGCCATTTCGGGCAGGAAAATCGCCAGAATCACGCCAGCAACAATACCGATGGCTATCTGGGTTATCAGGCCCAGCTGGAGAACCGGGCGAAACATACTGTAAAGCCGAGCGGACATAAAAAGCTCCTGTTGAGTGTTCGAAAACGGGCGCACTCCCCGGCACTCATGCGCCACCGGAACAACTGTCACCCAGAAAACAAAAAGGCAGATCAGCCTGTTACTGATCTGCCCTTTTATGTGATCGCGGGCGTTTCGCTTCTTTCAGAGTAAGAACGCGTACCCACGTCTGCTTCGCCTCGCGGCGAAACTTTTCTGTATATCCATATAATGGGCGGATTATTCCAGACCTGACTCCGAGAGGCAACGGGCACAGGGATGTAACAAGGTGCTCTCTTGCGTGTCTATCAGGTAACCCCAGCAACCACAAAAGCTCGTTGCTGGCAGTACCCGATAGCATAGAGGGGAACAATCATGAACAAAATCAAACTGATGCTTGCAGCGGTCTTGCTTGCCTTATCGGCCACCGCAGTTCAAGCCATGGACGGGCACGCCGACCGGGTCAATGAAGCGAAGACCTTTCCGAATAAAACCGTAGTGATGATGGACGATCACAGCAAACGGTAGCGAGACCAACCAATTGGAACAGGTTTATAGTCGTTCCCGAAGATCACAGGCAGCCCGGCTTGCCATCTGGCAGGCCGGGCTTTCTAGTTATGGATTAGCAGAAGTGAATGGTGCCTGAAGCGTCATCGTCTTCTGATCCGGATCTGCACTAATATCCGCGTCCGTGTATGGGAAGCGAATCCAGTTTTTCTCAGCATAGGATTCCGTCATATCCCGATAATAGGGCGAAGCCGGATCGGTGGATTGAGAATAGGTCACAAACCCCTCAGCCTTCGGTGTACCATCTTCTCGCCACGTGACCGTTTGGATATAGCTGTTTCCGTAGGTAACCGGATATTCTTTACCATCAGCCAGCCCCACACCTTTGGTGGCGGCAATGGTAAAGGCGCCTTCAAAACTCTCTCCGCCAAAGACCGGTATTCGGTCGCCTTCATGAATACCGGAATGCTGAATCTCTCTCAGTTCGGCATCGAAAGACACCCCGGAAGCCTCAACTGCCTGAATCGCCTCGGCAAAAGCTTTGATGGCTGCTGGGTTCGCAGCATTGAAGGTACGAGGCGTGTTGACCGGGTCGTCCGCACTGAATGACTCTTGCCATTTCGAATCGGATCCCACCGGCAGAAGGTTAATTCGGCGCCAGAACTCTCTCCAGATGTGCCCGCCGCGGGAATCCAGATTGTACTGCCCGTCCCACTCTGTCAGCGCCTTACACGCCTCAGTTCTTGTCTGGTCCGAAAGGTCGGCTCCTGCACCTACGCCTACGCTTGCATCTACACCTGAACCTGGACTTAAATCTTTGCCTGCACTCGCTTCCGAGCTACAGTAGGTGGTCAGCACTGCGTCTCGGGCTAAACGCTCAGACATCACGGAGCTGCTTAAGACAATATCCTGAAGGTTGCTCATATCAAAGCCAACGGACCCAGCACCGCCATCGCCGCCGCTAAGACGCTCCTCAACCTGTTTAATACACAATCTCGTACGCAGGGTTCGAGCAGTCTCTTCATCACCAATGATGCTTGCATAACCGGTAAGTGGCTCGTCGGGATTTGTAAGCCAGTAGCTGTCGTTACAGTTGTGTACCCAGTCGTTACGAACGAGACTCGGCAAATTCTCAGGGCCAAACACCCCTTCAGCCGGCGCATCATCGTCAGAGCCCCAGGCACAATCAGCCCGGCTGCCATCCAGAACCGGCAATCCTGGCGCCAATAGAGCGAAAGCCGGAGAAATAGAAGAAGAACACTTCAGAGCATGGGTGTCGGTTACATGGGGAACCACCGTCAGATCACCATAGTAGGCGGGCTGGTCGGGCCCTGTCGCGATGGTATTAACCCATGGAACGCCCAGAACACTGGCATGCAGTTCTTTAAACTCTTCCAAACTGCTCGCCTGGTTCCAACGGAAGAACTGGTTCAGCATCCGATTGTTTTCCGCATTCGCATCCCGAAGGGTGTAGGCCTTCGCATGTGTCCACGACAGTACGGGAACGCCTGACACCTCATATTCCAACATCGGTCCATATTGCGAGCTGTAAAGCGTTCGAGTTTCTTCAGTGACTGCACCATCAGGCTGCAAAACTTCCACAGTGATTTCTGACGATGTCATATCGACAAACTCGCCGTTGTACAGATACTGCGTTGAATCTGCCGGGTTAAGCGTTAACTCGTAGAACGTAAATCGATAAGCGGTCGAAACGGTGTGGCTCCAAGCAAAATGCTCGTTAAAACCGATCAGAACTGCAGGCAAGCCGTACAATGCTGCGCCCATGACTTCCGCTTTATCACCCACTTTCAGGTGCGCAAGGTATAAGCGCTCCGTTTTCTCCCAGGGGAAATGCGGGTTTCCGAACAACAGTGATTGACCATCACTAGTCGCACCCTCAGAAAACGCATACATATTACTGCCAATATCGAGTTCCCTGCTCATCGGAAATGAGAGTGACGCTGAATTTTCAGTAAGTTTCGCGATATCACCTTCGCTCAGCTCGGGCGGCACGGGTGTGCCGGGAGTAGGAGGTTTCGCGTTAGCAATGCCCTCAACGAACACCGACGAGCTTGCCAGGATTGCAAGCCGGAAGTAGCGACGGAACATATCATCGAGAGTGATCGGGAGTAACCAATCAGTGCTGCGGCAATCATCGTGACGCCCGGGATGCTCGCCCACTCGAATCTCCTCGAGGTAGCGGTTGTACCCATCCACAAATCCCTGCGAGGCTGCGAGTACTTCGGGGTCACTTTCATTTTTAAGCGATTCGAGCGCTTCGTCCGAGATAACCGAGCGCCAGAAGAAATCCGCATCAACGTTACTCGTTTCGGCACCATTAGACGGTATGGTGTAGCTTCCCTCTCCTCCGAGATGCTTCGCGCGCAAACCTCTTACGGTCAGCGTGTCCTCTGCAAGCAGACACAGATTGTCCTCCGCTTGCACATAGCCGTAGCCATAGCCCATGCTTGCGAAATCTGCGGCTTCAATATGCGGGATACCGTATGATGTGCGGGTGATTTTCACGCTGTAACCGTCGATTTCCGGCGGAACATCATCTGGCGGTGTGTCGTCCTTCGGGGGAGTTTCATTTTTCGGAGGCGTTTCAACCTTGGGAGGGGCTTCAACTCCGCTCGATGAGCCGCCAGAGCTTTCTTTTCCGGAGCCACCGCCTGAACCAAAACAGCCGGTCATTCCACTGATCACGACTGCTAGTAGTAGATGCCTAGCTTGAATCATCTTTTAGATTCTCTTTGTTGTTGTGGTTGTTTTTATTTGTTTTTACGAGCCATTCGCCACTCGCGCGATTATCCTATAACCCCCAACACGTCTCCGCAACGGCATACTAATTATTAGGTGGCGTCCAAACTGGCACATCTTCCGGCTTCGGCTCTTCCCATTCGCGATCCATCGCATTGTTCAATGCCCCTTCCAGCTTCATGAATAACTCGCCATACCTTGGGCTGAAATGAATACCCTCTTCAATTTCCTTCCAGGCCTCGAACAACTCATCCTCATGAGCTCGCTCGTTATCAACGAAGGTCCAGGCCATCTGTCTTGCTCGCAATGGATGTACGCCCATGGCGGTGAGTGCATGGCTACCGAGCTCGAGCGCCGAATGGTAGGTTTCACTGACAACATCATCCGCACCGGCAGCCCTAAGCTGATAACCATGGCCACGATCAAATGCCCGGGCCAACACCCAAACACCCGGGAAGAACCGCTTTACATGTTCCACCATAGCCACTGTGCGTTCCCTATCATCAATCGCCACCACCAGCAACCGCGCTTTGGCGATACCGGATTTTTCCAACAAATCGGGCCTACTGGCATCCCCGAAGAAACTCTTGATGTTGATCTGGCGAACGTTCTCAATCTGCTCTAGCTCGTGATCAAGCACCACGATGGGAACGTTGTTAGCCCGCAGTAAACGGCACACGATTTGACCAAAACGCCCCACCCCCGCCACGATAACGGGCGCTTCTTCATCAATCGTATCGGCTTCGGGCTCATCGCTTTTGGCACGTCGGTAACGTGGCAATACAACGTAGTCGTATACGATGAAAAGCAGAGGCGTCAGGAACATGGAAAGCGCAACAACCAGCGACAGAACCTGGGAGGTTTCCAACGCTATTACATGGCTTTGCACACTATAGGTGAGCAGCACAAAGCCAAATTCACCGGCTTGCGCCAGCCCTAGGGTAAACAACCAACCATTGGTGCTGCGCACACCAAATAATTGAGCAAGCGCAAGTAGCACCAATGCCTTGCCTACAATGACGGCTAAACCTAGAGACACCACCGTACCCCACTCTGCCGCCAACACCTCGAAGTTGATACCGGCGCCAACTGTGATAAAGAACAGACCCAGCAGCAGCCCCTTAAACGGCTCGATATTGGCCTCTAATTCATGTCGAAACTCACTGTTGGCCAACACCACCCCCGCGAGAAAAGCTCCGAGAGCGGGTGATAGGTTCACCACACTCATCAGTGCCGCGATGCCAATCACTAACATCAATGCTGTGGCCGTAAACACCTCACGCAGCCCGGACTGCACCACATAACGAAACAAAGGCCGGCTCAGGTAGTAGCCGCCGACAATAACAAACGCAACAGCCCCCACCACAACCAACGCATGCCCCCAACCGGGGAGATGTTCGACAAAGCTCAGCCCCGACCCGGAATGCGTCACGGAGTTCGCGTTTTCCCTCAAGTTGGGCAGTGCCAGTAACGGAATAAGGGCAAGCATCGGTATGACGGCTATGTCCTGGAACAACAGAACCGAAAACGTGTTACGCCCACCCTCCGTTTTCGCCAACCCCTTTTCGTCCAGTGTTTGCAGCACAATCGCCGTCGACGACAGTGCAAAAATAAGCCCAATGGCCAGTGCAGTCTGCCAAACAACGCCCAGCCACCAAGCTACAGCCATACCGGCAGCTGCCGTCAGAGCAACCTGCAAACCGCCGAGCCCCAACAACCGCACTTTCATTGCCCAGAGTGCTTTGGGATCGATTTCCATCCCTATCAGGAAAAGCATCATCACCACACCAAACTCGGCAAAGTGTTGAATGGTGGTGGTTTCTTGACCAACAAGCCCCAGTACAGGCCCGATCACAACCCCTGCCACCAGATAGCCGAGTACAGAGCCCAACCCAAGGCGTTTTGCTAAGGGGACGGCAATAACCGCAGCCAAGAGATAGATAAATGCTTGAATGAAATAGGAGGTCATCGGTTATGAGTACCACGTTATAGTTTTACGACACGGCTACTGTTTGCAGCTCCCCTGAAAACTAGCACAATCATCAATGCCAAGACGCACCAAAGCAGCACCTTACAAGCCTCTTTCTTTAAAATTCCTGGCGCCCGGCTTTGGAAATCCTCACCCCATCTTCCGCCCGTTCGGTACTTCGATGAAAATGAATAGGAATTCACAGGTTTGCAATATATACTTCAAGAGTACATATATTTGAGGTTCCCCGACCGGAAACCGCTGCCTATGACAGCCATCAACAATAACGATCCGCTCACCACAACGTCCGACAACTTGTTGCCGTTTATCGAGTCGTTGCCAGATGCGGTGGTTATCGTTGATCAAAACCATAAGATTGTGCTCGTTAACGCACTCGCAGGCAGCATGTTCGGTTATGCAGTGGACGAACTGAAAGGTTCAGATCTAAGCACGATTATTCCAATGCCCCTTCGCAACGCGCACCGGAAGCACGTCAATGGCTATTTCAAAAAGCCGGTTCTGCGCCCTATGGGGGAAGAAAAGCGTTTTTCGGGCGTTCGTTCAAACGGACAAGAAGTACCGGTTGATATCATGATCAACACCATTGTATTGGATGGCGCGAAAGTAGCCATGGCATTGGTCAGAGATGTCACCTACCAGCGTGAGTTAGAAGCTCGTCTGACGCTAGAGTCGTTAACGGATGAGATGACCGGTTTTTACAATCGGAAACACTTTAGAACCCAGCTTAATGCTCAGCTCTCCGGTTACGTTCGCTGGGGCTTGCCCACCTCCGTCATCATGTTCGATTTTGATCACTTCAAAAAAATTAACGATGAATACGGCCACGCCGCTGGCGACTTAGTGCTCACCAGTACGGCGAAAATGGTTCGTCAGGAACTCCGGCCTTTGGATGTGGGATGCCGTATTGGCGGAGAAGAGTTTGCGATCATTCTTCCGAACGCGCAGCTGGACGATGCGGTAACGCTGGCCGAGCGCATACGCAAATTGATCGAGCAAACAGAATTCAAACTCGATGGCGTCTGCTTTAGCGCCACTGCTACCATGGGAGTGGCCACATTTCTGCCAACCGACACCTCATACGATTCGTTGATGAAGAGAGCCGATAACGTTCTGTACATGGGTAAAGCCGAAGGGCGTAACTGTACGGTTTCCCAAGATGCTCTACCGCCCGAAACAAACGCCTGACGCCCCTCGTTAGAGCTTAGTTCCACCGTTTCAAAGGGAACTCATTCACCACACCAATCATCCCCAGCCCGTCTTCTAATCCCTGAGCATCGATCGCTTTGCGACCACGGTCCCCCAAAACCATGCGGCGAATAGTCTCGGGATGCGCCAGCAATTCATTCATCTGCTCTTTCGGTAAGGGCCGGCTCGTTAGATAGCCTTGAACTTCGTCGCACTGAAGATCCTGCAAGAAGCGGAGCTGCTCCTCGGTTTCCACACCTTCCGCGACCACTCGAAGCCCCAGCGCCTGGCTCATGGCAATAGTTGCGCTCACAATGGCGGCATCACTTGAATCTTCCATTAGTCCTGCCACGAAGGACCGATCAATTTTCACAATGCTGATCGGGAAGCGTTTCAGGTAGATCAACGACGAGTACCCGGTTCCAAAATCGTCGAGATAGATATCCATACCTGCGCCACTGAGTTTTTCCAGAATGCTCGTTGCCGAATCCATACAATCCATGACCGCAGTTTCGGTAATCTCGATTTGCAGTGCCTTGGCGGGAATTCCGAACTCATCCACCACGTTGATAATGTGGTCGGCCAGTTCCGGATTCCGGAATTCAGACGGCGACAGGTTTACGGCCACAGGCACCGTGCCGAAACCGGCCTCTTGCCAGAAACTGATTTGACGGCACACAGAACGGATCACCCAATGGTCTATTTTTTCAATCAGCCCGGTTTGTTCTGCCAGCGGGATAAAGTCGTTTGGCAGCACCATTCCCCATTGAGGATGCTGCCACCGGACCAACGCTTCCAGACTACTGACCCCTCCGGTGAGCAAATTGATCTTGGGCTGGTAATGGATAACAAACTCGTCATGCTCGAGCGCGCGGTATAACGCTGCCTCCAGCTCAATCTGCTTTTTCGCACGCTGATTGATTTCTTCGGAATAGAAATAAAAACTGTTATCTCCGCGCGTGATCTTGCCTTCACGCATTGCGCTGCCCGCATTTCGTATGAGGGTTTCGGCATCATCTCCGTCTCGCGGGTATAGGCTGACGCCCAGGTTCAAGTTCAGGTAAATCTCGTTACCTTCGATCTCGATGGGTGTTTTAAAGATAGAGAACAATCGCTGCAGAATATTCGTGACAATCTCAGGCTGATTAAGGTCTGTCAGAACAATCGAGATGCCGCTATCTCCCATACGAGATACGCTAAAGAACAAACCCTCCTGCTCGCAGAAGGCGACGGTATCGGTAAGTCGCAGGGTTTGTTTTAAGCGCGCCACAATTTCTTTGGCCAGTTTCTCTTTCGCAGCAAAACCCAGCGTATCTTCAACACGCTGCAAGCTCTCAACATTCATCAGCAACACGGCAATCTGCGTACCGTCGCGCAGCGTTCTGCTAATCCCTTGCTCAATACGATCCAGAAGCAAAGCGCTGCTCGAATGATAGCCGCCCCCATCACTGTCAGGCGTTACCGGGACATCATGAACTTTCGGCGCTGCTACCACTTCCACAGCGGTTTGATTTGGCTGCTGCGCCAACTCCTCACCTGCCAGCTCCTCCGCCGCTATCCCCTCGCGACTATCGTTCGCCCAACATATCACCCGGTTACGGCCATTCTCTTTGGCCGCGTACAAGGCTTTATCCGACTTCGCCAACAGATCACTGGCGCTGGCTGCGCCCTCATTCAAAGAGGAAACCCCAAAGCTGGACGTAATTTGCAAGTCGCTGTGGATCTGCTTTTTCTCTGCGTCTTGAAC is a window encoding:
- a CDS encoding shikimate kinase, with translation MVADTRNLVFIGMPGSGKSTVGVLVAKRLGLGFVDTDLLIQQEAGRTLQEIVDQDGYVALRHIEEQVLLGLDVQGQVISTGGSAVYSEAAMKHLKTNGTVVFLDIPLECVVERIGDYSLRGISRRPDQSLSDLFDERFALYTQYADLTIQGEEMNQDQVCEAVITGLGA
- the sstT gene encoding serine/threonine transporter SstT; the encoded protein is MSARLYSMFRPVLQLGLITQIAIGIVAGVILAIFLPEMAQSFSLLGQLFIKALKAVAPILVFVLVMTAISGHQKGQPTNIQDVIILYGIGTLVAALVAVGASFAFPTELVLDIPEVSGNPPGSIVEILHNLVLSAVTNPVTALMDANFIAILSWAIALGLMLRHSSEATRNVLSDMSEAVSGVVRMIISLAPLGIFGLVANTLATAGIGALLGFGQLLSVIVGCMLFVALVTNPLIVFLKLRQNPYPLVFACLRGSAITAFFTRSSAANIPVNLELSERLKLDADTYAISIPLGATINMAGAAITISVITLAVVNTLGIPVDFPTALLLCVVSALAACGVSGVAGGSLLLIPLATSLFGIPTEVAMQAVAIGFVISVVQDSTETALNSSTDVLFTATASRAAEAKGK
- a CDS encoding penicillin acylase family protein; its protein translation is MIQARHLLLAVVISGMTGCFGSGGGSGKESSGGSSSGVEAPPKVETPPKNETPPKDDTPPDDVPPEIDGYSVKITRTSYGIPHIEAADFASMGYGYGYVQAEDNLCLLAEDTLTVRGLRAKHLGGEGSYTIPSNGAETSNVDADFFWRSVISDEALESLKNESDPEVLAASQGFVDGYNRYLEEIRVGEHPGRHDDCRSTDWLLPITLDDMFRRYFRLAILASSSVFVEGIANAKPPTPGTPVPPELSEGDIAKLTENSASLSFPMSRELDIGSNMYAFSEGATSDGQSLLFGNPHFPWEKTERLYLAHLKVGDKAEVMGAALYGLPAVLIGFNEHFAWSHTVSTAYRFTFYELTLNPADSTQYLYNGEFVDMTSSEITVEVLQPDGAVTEETRTLYSSQYGPMLEYEVSGVPVLSWTHAKAYTLRDANAENNRMLNQFFRWNQASSLEEFKELHASVLGVPWVNTIATGPDQPAYYGDLTVVPHVTDTHALKCSSSISPAFALLAPGLPVLDGSRADCAWGSDDDAPAEGVFGPENLPSLVRNDWVHNCNDSYWLTNPDEPLTGYASIIGDEETARTLRTRLCIKQVEERLSGGDGGAGSVGFDMSNLQDIVLSSSVMSERLARDAVLTTYCSSEASAGKDLSPGSGVDASVGVGAGADLSDQTRTEACKALTEWDGQYNLDSRGGHIWREFWRRINLLPVGSDSKWQESFSADDPVNTPRTFNAANPAAIKAFAEAIQAVEASGVSFDAELREIQHSGIHEGDRIPVFGGESFEGAFTIAATKGVGLADGKEYPVTYGNSYIQTVTWREDGTPKAEGFVTYSQSTDPASPYYRDMTESYAEKNWIRFPYTDADISADPDQKTMTLQAPFTSANP
- a CDS encoding monovalent cation:proton antiporter-2 (CPA2) family protein, which gives rise to MTSYFIQAFIYLLAAVIAVPLAKRLGLGSVLGYLVAGVVIGPVLGLVGQETTTIQHFAEFGVVMMLFLIGMEIDPKALWAMKVRLLGLGGLQVALTAAAGMAVAWWLGVVWQTALAIGLIFALSSTAIVLQTLDEKGLAKTEGGRNTFSVLLFQDIAVIPMLALIPLLALPNLRENANSVTHSGSGLSFVEHLPGWGHALVVVGAVAFVIVGGYYLSRPLFRYVVQSGLREVFTATALMLVIGIAALMSVVNLSPALGAFLAGVVLANSEFRHELEANIEPFKGLLLGLFFITVGAGINFEVLAAEWGTVVSLGLAVIVGKALVLLALAQLFGVRSTNGWLFTLGLAQAGEFGFVLLTYSVQSHVIALETSQVLSLVVALSMFLTPLLFIVYDYVVLPRYRRAKSDEPEADTIDEEAPVIVAGVGRFGQIVCRLLRANNVPIVVLDHELEQIENVRQINIKSFFGDASRPDLLEKSGIAKARLLVVAIDDRERTVAMVEHVKRFFPGVWVLARAFDRGHGYQLRAAGADDVVSETYHSALELGSHALTAMGVHPLRARQMAWTFVDNERAHEDELFEAWKEIEEGIHFSPRYGELFMKLEGALNNAMDREWEEPKPEDVPVWTPPNN
- a CDS encoding sensor domain-containing diguanylate cyclase, with protein sequence MTAINNNDPLTTTSDNLLPFIESLPDAVVIVDQNHKIVLVNALAGSMFGYAVDELKGSDLSTIIPMPLRNAHRKHVNGYFKKPVLRPMGEEKRFSGVRSNGQEVPVDIMINTIVLDGAKVAMALVRDVTYQRELEARLTLESLTDEMTGFYNRKHFRTQLNAQLSGYVRWGLPTSVIMFDFDHFKKINDEYGHAAGDLVLTSTAKMVRQELRPLDVGCRIGGEEFAIILPNAQLDDAVTLAERIRKLIEQTEFKLDGVCFSATATMGVATFLPTDTSYDSLMKRADNVLYMGKAEGRNCTVSQDALPPETNA
- a CDS encoding EAL domain-containing protein encodes the protein MKKFFLSPLVRVSFSLMLLTVSLLLIADLLGLIPDTRHAELQSRKFMAESLAVQLSNEITHKRLQSIDQILQSVVERNDMITSVAVRSSNNELVSEYGGHDRYWTLKAGDKSTAKQVLVPLFNGQSRWGSVELTFIGLSGNSGILSLGGSLLGIILFVALAGFAVYLLFLKRALRELNPDAVIPERVSKALDTLSEGLLVVDQKGFVVFSNLAFAMKVGLKPKELLGKDIDGFGWESHGDAVGHLPKPWLDVLAGHAKTRSATLKLKNGLGEVRILTVNASPITATEGKIRGVLITFDDITEVEAKNEALNRALDKLKSSQVEISKQNKELHWLASRDPLTGVLNRRALTQNMELLFNETKEQSGELCCIMVDIDHFKSVNDQYGHAVGDETIKLVTRILSECSRSGDLVGRLGGEEFVVVLPDTDIKAAAVIAERMRLGVQDAEKKQIHSDLQITSSFGVSSLNEGAASASDLLAKSDKALYAAKENGRNRVICWANDSREGIAAEELAGEELAQQPNQTAVEVVAAPKVHDVPVTPDSDGGGYHSSSALLLDRIEQGISRTLRDGTQIAVLLMNVESLQRVEDTLGFAAKEKLAKEIVARLKQTLRLTDTVAFCEQEGLFFSVSRMGDSGISIVLTDLNQPEIVTNILQRLFSIFKTPIEIEGNEIYLNLNLGVSLYPRDGDDAETLIRNAGSAMREGKITRGDNSFYFYSEEINQRAKKQIELEAALYRALEHDEFVIHYQPKINLLTGGVSSLEALVRWQHPQWGMVLPNDFIPLAEQTGLIEKIDHWVIRSVCRQISFWQEAGFGTVPVAVNLSPSEFRNPELADHIINVVDEFGIPAKALQIEITETAVMDCMDSATSILEKLSGAGMDIYLDDFGTGYSSLIYLKRFPISIVKIDRSFVAGLMEDSSDAAIVSATIAMSQALGLRVVAEGVETEEQLRFLQDLQCDEVQGYLTSRPLPKEQMNELLAHPETIRRMVLGDRGRKAIDAQGLEDGLGMIGVVNEFPLKRWN